The proteins below come from a single Gimesia alba genomic window:
- a CDS encoding gamma-glutamylcyclotransferase family protein has protein sequence MSELKNYFAYGSNLHPARLESRIGGCVIAEVAFLESAALCFHKKGLDCSGKCDIVFGKTSATGVWGVVYQISSEQKIILDQHESLGAGYQILETRVITRQKQVLPVYTYQAMSDFIDPSLKPFDWYHELVFQGALFHGFPPDYLAHLQGVSQIPDHKPARADKHERLLKTIRDAQ, from the coding sequence ATGTCAGAACTGAAGAACTATTTTGCGTATGGTTCAAATCTCCATCCTGCCCGACTGGAGTCACGCATTGGGGGGTGTGTAATTGCAGAGGTCGCGTTCCTGGAGAGTGCTGCGCTTTGCTTTCATAAAAAGGGATTAGATTGTTCCGGCAAATGTGACATTGTCTTTGGGAAAACAAGCGCGACCGGAGTCTGGGGTGTAGTTTATCAAATCTCAAGCGAGCAAAAAATAATTCTCGATCAGCATGAATCACTGGGAGCGGGCTACCAGATTCTGGAGACCAGAGTCATAACCAGACAGAAACAGGTACTCCCGGTTTATACTTACCAGGCCATGTCGGATTTTATCGATCCGAGTCTGAAACCCTTTGACTGGTATCATGAGCTCGTGTTCCAGGGGGCACTTTTTCACGGCTTTCCGCCCGATTACCTCGCGCATTTGCAGGGCGTCTCCCAAATACCAGATCACAAACCAGCAAGAGCAGACAAACACGAGCGTTTATTGAAAACGATTCGGGATGCTCAATAA
- a CDS encoding PAS domain-containing sensor histidine kinase: MPFNQSHEIQTENSKYPVLIWASGFDQSHDFFNQAWLDFTGSDVQQNINTGWFQFIHPDDLPLFQLTYERAQTAQQSFQIEFRLKKHDGTYRWMQCSAVPRPDLSGEFSGHIATNTDIHDQLVEKTEQITYEENYELFLNCITEGIWDWIDVNSDEQWWSPHFYELLGYCDQEIEASFSTFKRLLHSDDLEGTLHSLNQALENEIPFDIKFRFRVKGGEYHWFRSTAKIIRDPSGNAVRMTGSISDIHRQVLAEEELKETRRLAEQAQLEKDTFLALMSQEVRTPLSAILGFSEILCESSDDPDTQTAAETIHTNGQSLLDTINDFLALSQIEEGLLDIQLLDCCPVTVIENVQVQMAKKAEMKDLKFEVQYETEIPETIKSDPIRLKQILTTVIGTAIKLTQRGSVKLGVQTTSLENGTHQLTFSVRNTGTELSIEQFSDLFTPYRLTDKLMTHPVSGLGLGLAVSKHLTEMLGGQIQVKGQDAFNTTVEFTIAAGDISEVKMEKVSASKRLEEIKTYKASHDFLKQDCHILLVEDGIYNQRLINFLLTKAGAEITIVENGQQAIDELQKSQEIGDPIGEPYDLILMDIQMPVLDGYSTTRKIRALGYTKPIIALTIHAMDSDRQKCFDAGCDEYMSKPLERKKLISIINSFLKKPRNQNLVAK, from the coding sequence ATGCCATTTAACCAATCACATGAAATACAAACTGAGAATAGTAAATATCCGGTCTTAATCTGGGCATCAGGATTCGACCAGAGTCACGATTTTTTTAATCAGGCCTGGCTCGATTTTACCGGCAGTGACGTGCAGCAAAATATCAATACCGGCTGGTTCCAGTTTATCCATCCCGATGATTTGCCTCTGTTTCAGTTGACGTATGAGAGAGCACAGACAGCACAACAATCGTTTCAAATCGAATTCCGTCTGAAAAAGCACGATGGCACCTACCGCTGGATGCAATGTAGTGCTGTTCCGCGTCCTGATCTCAGTGGAGAATTTTCCGGACACATCGCCACAAATACCGACATCCACGATCAACTGGTCGAAAAAACAGAGCAAATCACGTACGAAGAAAACTACGAGCTGTTTTTGAACTGCATCACGGAAGGCATCTGGGACTGGATTGACGTCAACTCGGACGAACAATGGTGGTCACCACACTTTTATGAGCTTCTGGGTTACTGTGATCAGGAAATTGAAGCCAGCTTCAGCACCTTCAAACGTTTACTCCATTCTGATGACCTGGAGGGCACATTACACTCACTCAATCAAGCCCTGGAAAACGAGATCCCATTTGACATCAAATTTCGTTTCCGAGTCAAAGGAGGCGAGTATCACTGGTTTCGCAGCACTGCTAAAATCATCCGCGATCCAAGTGGCAATGCAGTCCGAATGACCGGCTCAATTTCAGATATCCATCGCCAGGTCCTCGCAGAAGAAGAATTGAAAGAAACGCGTAGATTAGCCGAACAGGCACAACTGGAAAAAGATACCTTTCTGGCGTTGATGAGCCAGGAAGTCCGCACACCTCTTTCAGCCATTCTGGGATTTTCCGAAATCCTATGCGAATCCAGCGATGACCCGGACACTCAAACGGCAGCGGAGACGATTCACACCAATGGCCAAAGCTTGTTAGATACAATTAATGACTTCCTGGCGCTTTCCCAGATTGAGGAAGGCCTGCTGGATATTCAATTGCTCGATTGCTGTCCGGTAACCGTAATCGAAAACGTCCAAGTGCAAATGGCGAAAAAAGCAGAAATGAAGGATCTGAAATTTGAGGTGCAATATGAAACGGAAATCCCGGAAACCATCAAATCTGATCCTATTCGGCTGAAGCAAATTCTCACAACCGTGATTGGCACCGCAATTAAACTCACCCAAAGGGGCAGTGTGAAACTCGGCGTCCAGACAACCTCTCTGGAGAATGGCACCCACCAACTGACATTCTCAGTCAGAAATACCGGAACCGAACTTTCTATCGAACAATTCAGCGATCTGTTCACTCCCTATCGTCTTACGGATAAGTTGATGACACATCCGGTAAGTGGTCTGGGACTGGGACTGGCTGTCAGTAAACATCTAACCGAAATGCTTGGAGGCCAGATCCAGGTCAAAGGGCAGGATGCCTTCAACACAACTGTTGAATTCACGATCGCGGCGGGAGATATCAGTGAAGTCAAAATGGAAAAAGTTTCCGCATCGAAACGACTTGAGGAAATTAAGACCTACAAAGCTTCTCACGATTTTCTCAAACAGGATTGTCACATTCTGCTCGTGGAAGATGGTATCTACAATCAGCGTTTGATCAACTTCCTGCTCACGAAAGCAGGCGCAGAAATCACGATTGTCGAAAATGGTCAGCAGGCGATTGACGAATTACAGAAAAGCCAGGAGATTGGAGATCCAATCGGGGAGCCCTATGACCTGATTCTGATGGACATTCAAATGCCCGTACTGGATGGATATTCTACAACACGCAAGATTCGTGCCTTAGGATATACGAAACCAATTATCGCACTCACGATCCATGCGATGGACAGCGACCGCCAGAAATGCTTCGACGCAGGTTGTGATGAATACATGAGCAAGCCGCTTGAGCGAAAAAAATTGATCAGCATCATCAATTCGTTTCTAAAAAAACCACGAAACCAGAATCTGGTGGCAAAATAG